A DNA window from Actinokineospora baliensis contains the following coding sequences:
- a CDS encoding Rv2175c family DNA-binding protein: MSSIPVAADVLDPDVPVLPLPDVAERLDQPITRVHQALRDHQLLAIRRKGVLMVPAEFLTDTGDVVKGLPGTITVLNDSGFSPDEVMRWLFTADETLPGRPIDALRGDRGREVKRRAQALAF, from the coding sequence GTGAGCTCAATCCCCGTGGCCGCCGACGTCCTCGACCCCGACGTCCCGGTGCTGCCGCTGCCCGACGTCGCCGAACGACTCGACCAGCCGATCACCCGCGTGCACCAGGCGCTGCGTGACCACCAACTCCTCGCCATCCGGCGCAAGGGCGTCCTCATGGTCCCCGCCGAGTTCCTCACCGACACCGGCGACGTGGTCAAGGGCCTGCCCGGCACCATCACCGTGCTCAACGACTCCGGCTTCAGCCCGGACGAGGTGATGCGCTGGCTCTTCACCGCCGACGAAACCCTCCCCGGCCGCCCGATCGACGCGTTGCGCGGCGACCGGGGTCGAGAGGTCAAGCGCCGCGCACAGGCCCTCGCGTTCTAG
- a CDS encoding phytoene/squalene synthase family protein has product MGGVRALNPLDAAYAGSKRINAQYGRTYFLATRLLPPERRPAVHALYGFARVADEVVDNPGPDPAGDLLALEGALKSAFDGGPTENPVLLALADTVHRYSIDRDLFSMFLQSMRMDLTVTDYADMDELARYTHGSAGVIGLMLLPVLGTVSPEAAPHAAALGEAFQLTNFLRDVGEDLDRGRVYLPADHLAAFGVDRDRLTFARAHGPDRAVRQAVAHFAAVARARYREAEPGIGLLDPVSRPCVATAARLYRAILDEIAEAGYDVVTRRAVVPTGRRAALAAPGIARCVLARVARTRGPAPGA; this is encoded by the coding sequence ATGGGCGGGGTGCGCGCGCTGAACCCGTTGGACGCGGCGTACGCGGGCAGCAAGCGGATCAACGCCCAGTACGGCCGCACGTACTTCCTGGCGACCCGCCTGTTGCCGCCCGAGCGCCGTCCCGCCGTGCACGCGTTGTACGGGTTCGCGCGGGTGGCGGACGAGGTCGTGGACAACCCAGGACCTGACCCAGCCGGTGATCTGCTCGCGTTGGAAGGTGCTCTTAAGAGCGCATTCGACGGCGGCCCCACCGAGAACCCCGTCTTACTGGCTCTTGCCGACACGGTCCACCGGTACAGCATCGACAGGGACCTGTTCAGCATGTTCCTGCAGTCGATGCGCATGGACCTCACCGTGACCGACTACGCCGACATGGACGAGCTGGCGCGGTACACCCACGGCTCGGCGGGCGTGATCGGCCTGATGCTGCTCCCCGTCCTGGGGACGGTCTCGCCAGAGGCCGCCCCACACGCAGCGGCACTCGGCGAAGCCTTCCAACTAACCAACTTCCTCCGCGACGTAGGCGAAGACCTAGACCGCGGCCGCGTCTACCTCCCAGCTGACCACCTGGCCGCCTTCGGAGTGGACCGCGATCGACTCACGTTCGCCCGCGCGCACGGCCCCGACCGCGCCGTGCGGCAGGCAGTGGCGCACTTCGCGGCGGTGGCGCGGGCGCGCTACCGGGAAGCGGAACCGGGGATCGGCCTATTGGACCCCGTGTCGCGCCCCTGCGTGGCGACAGCCGCACGGCTGTACCGGGCAATCCTCGACGAGATCGCCGAGGCCGGGTACGACGTGGTGACCCGGCGGGCAGTGGTGCCCACCGGGCGCAGGGCGGCACTGGCAGCCCCAGGCATCGCCCGATGCGTACTGGCCCGGGTGGCTAGAACGCGAGGGCCTGCGCCCGGCGCTTGA
- a CDS encoding DUF885 domain-containing protein, translating to MASSPHDGVHQICDRYVDDIAAADPIMATLLGVAGGERDLPDLSPDGVSERGNLARAGLAAIGRVEPTDAGEANAKAVFTERVGLQVELFEAGERLAELNVIASPAQDVRQVFDLMPNDTADDWAAIAARLGQVPAALAGYRESLRAAAAKGDVAALRQVTKVADQCRTWAASFFTDMVAGADVEGGLRSDLDTAAAAASGAYAGLAEFLTGELAGKAPTEDAVGEDRYRLWSREFTGARLDLHEAYEWGWAEFTRLEAEMKEVANRISPGATIAEAAAVLDADPRYQVRGQKAFEEWMQRLSDQALSDLRGVHFEIPDPLMRLECRIAPPGGSVGAYYTGPTDDWTRPGRMWWSVPADREDFSTWREVTTVYHEGVPGHHLQIATAVYQAASLNKFQRLLAWVPAYGEGWALYAERLMREFGYLSDDGDLLGMLDAHIFRAARVIVDIGMHLKLEIPAGHGFHAGERWTPELGLEFMLTRTITDATHVHDEIDRYLGWPGQAPTYKLGERLWLQARDEVRARRGDAFDLKAFHQDALEMGAMGLDTLRERLAAF from the coding sequence ATGGCGTCCTCCCCGCACGACGGCGTGCACCAGATCTGCGACCGCTACGTCGACGACATCGCCGCCGCCGACCCGATCATGGCGACGCTGCTCGGCGTCGCCGGTGGTGAGCGCGACCTGCCCGACCTGTCCCCGGACGGGGTCAGCGAGCGCGGCAACCTGGCCAGGGCCGGATTGGCCGCCATCGGCCGGGTCGAGCCCACCGACGCGGGCGAGGCCAACGCGAAGGCCGTCTTCACCGAGCGGGTCGGGCTGCAGGTCGAGCTGTTCGAGGCCGGTGAGCGGCTGGCCGAGCTGAACGTGATCGCCTCGCCCGCGCAGGACGTGCGCCAGGTGTTCGACCTGATGCCCAACGACACCGCCGACGACTGGGCCGCGATCGCCGCCCGGCTCGGGCAGGTCCCCGCCGCGCTCGCGGGCTACCGGGAATCGCTGCGCGCCGCCGCGGCCAAGGGCGACGTCGCCGCGCTGCGCCAGGTCACCAAGGTCGCCGACCAGTGCCGCACCTGGGCCGCCTCCTTCTTCACCGACATGGTCGCCGGTGCCGACGTCGAGGGCGGGCTGCGCTCGGACCTCGACACCGCCGCCGCTGCCGCCTCCGGCGCCTACGCCGGGCTCGCCGAGTTCCTCACCGGTGAACTGGCAGGCAAGGCGCCCACCGAGGACGCCGTCGGCGAGGACCGGTACCGGCTGTGGTCGCGCGAGTTCACCGGCGCCCGGCTGGACCTGCACGAGGCATACGAGTGGGGCTGGGCCGAGTTCACCCGGCTCGAGGCGGAGATGAAGGAGGTCGCCAACCGGATCTCCCCCGGGGCGACCATCGCTGAGGCCGCCGCCGTGCTCGACGCCGACCCGCGCTACCAGGTGCGCGGGCAGAAGGCGTTCGAGGAGTGGATGCAGCGGCTCTCCGACCAGGCGCTGTCCGACCTGCGCGGCGTGCACTTCGAGATCCCGGACCCGCTGATGCGCCTGGAATGCCGCATCGCCCCACCCGGCGGCAGCGTCGGCGCCTACTACACCGGCCCCACCGACGACTGGACCCGACCCGGCCGCATGTGGTGGTCGGTGCCCGCCGACCGCGAGGACTTCTCCACCTGGCGCGAGGTCACCACCGTCTACCACGAGGGCGTCCCCGGCCACCACCTGCAGATCGCCACAGCGGTCTACCAAGCGGCCAGCCTCAACAAGTTCCAGCGCCTACTCGCCTGGGTCCCCGCCTACGGCGAGGGCTGGGCGCTTTACGCCGAACGCCTCATGCGCGAGTTCGGCTACCTCTCCGACGACGGCGACCTGCTGGGCATGCTCGACGCGCACATCTTCCGCGCCGCACGCGTGATCGTCGACATCGGCATGCACCTGAAGCTGGAAATCCCGGCGGGGCACGGATTCCACGCGGGGGAGCGGTGGACGCCGGAGCTGGGGCTGGAGTTCATGCTCACGCGCACGATCACGGACGCGACTCATGTGCACGACGAGATCGATAGGTATTTGGGGTGGCCGGGGCAGGCGCCCACGTACAAGTTGGGGGAGCGGCTGTGGTTGCAGGCGCGGGATGAGGTGCGGGCTCGGCGGGGGGATGCGTTTGATTTGAAGGCGTTCCACCAGGACGCGCTGGAGATGGGCGCGATGGGGCTGGACACGTTGAGGGAGCGGTTGGCGGCGTTCTAG
- a CDS encoding methylenetetrahydrofolate reductase, with product MTTVVQRIRVGRPVFSVEFMPPRDAADEQRLWNAIRELEGLDPAFVSVTYGAGGSSRDRTIRTTGRVARETTLVSMAHLTAVDHSIAELRNVIGWYAALGIRNILALRGDPPGDPNGEWVAHPQGLHYADELVRLVRELGDFCVGVAAFPYGHPRSADVDSDTDNLIRKFRAGADFAIAQLFFEPEDFLRLRDRVAARGCDADLLPGIMPITTRKTLAKTIELSGAPLPPRIAALLEPHTDPKSFRAAGIDLATEVSERLLAEGVSGLHFYTFNRSKATKEVVNRLGLVPART from the coding sequence ATGACGACCGTGGTGCAGCGCATCCGGGTGGGCAGGCCCGTGTTCTCCGTGGAGTTCATGCCGCCGCGCGACGCGGCGGACGAGCAGCGGCTGTGGAACGCCATCCGCGAGCTCGAGGGCCTCGACCCGGCGTTCGTGTCCGTCACCTACGGCGCGGGCGGCTCCAGCCGCGACCGCACCATCCGCACGACCGGGCGGGTCGCCAGGGAGACCACCCTGGTGTCGATGGCCCACCTGACCGCGGTCGACCACTCCATCGCCGAACTGCGCAACGTCATCGGCTGGTACGCCGCCCTGGGCATCCGCAACATCCTGGCCCTGCGCGGCGACCCGCCCGGCGACCCCAACGGCGAGTGGGTCGCGCACCCGCAGGGCCTGCACTACGCCGACGAGCTGGTCCGGCTGGTCCGCGAGCTCGGCGACTTCTGCGTCGGCGTCGCCGCGTTCCCCTACGGCCACCCGCGCTCGGCCGACGTGGACTCCGACACCGACAACCTGATCCGCAAGTTCCGGGCGGGCGCCGACTTCGCCATCGCCCAGCTGTTCTTCGAGCCAGAGGACTTCCTGCGGCTGCGCGACCGGGTCGCCGCCCGCGGCTGCGACGCCGACCTGCTGCCCGGGATCATGCCGATCACCACCCGCAAGACCCTGGCCAAGACCATCGAGCTCTCCGGCGCGCCGCTGCCGCCGCGCATCGCCGCGCTGCTGGAGCCGCACACCGACCCGAAGTCGTTCCGCGCCGCCGGCATCGACCTGGCCACCGAGGTCAGCGAGCGGCTGCTGGCCGAGGGCGTGTCGGGCCTGCACTTCTACACGTTCAACCGGTCCAAGGCGACCAAGGAGGTCGTCAACCGACTGGGGCTCGTGCCCGCGCGGACCTAA
- a CDS encoding Rv2175c family DNA-binding protein — translation MRWLIAADEPLPGRPIDALSGDRNREVKRRAQALAF, via the coding sequence ATGCGCTGGCTCATCGCCGCCGACGAGCCCCTCCCCGGTCGCCCGATCGACGCCTTGAGCGGAGACCGGAACCGAGAGGTCAAGCGCCGGGCGCAGGCCCTCGCGTTCTAG
- the crtI gene encoding phytoene desaturase family protein — MGGLRVLPGRTDHVVVVGAGLSGLAAALHLAGAGREVTVLESAAVPGGRVRRESMGGYAVDTGATVLTMPELVEEALAAVGASLDLDLVPLDPAYRAHFADGSTVHVHTDAAAMADEVRRVAGPREAAGYLRLRAWLTELYRVQRDRFIGANMDSPFDLVGPELARLAALGGFGRLGPAVARHLSDERLRRLFTFQSLYAGVAPNRALAAYAVIAYMDTVAGVYFPRGGRAHGGGVGAVAEAMADAAGRAGVRFRYSTSAAWLERVGTRVRAVRTTGGERIACDAVVVTADLPAAYGLLGLSPRRALRVRYSPSAVVLHTGVTRSWDLLAHHTISFGAAWERTFDEVTRRGALMGDPSLLITRPTATDPTMAPEGRQQVSVLAPVPNLRTGPIDWPRIGPIYRDELLRVLEQRGLTGFTDSIEVQRLITPSDWAAAGLAEGTPFSVAHTVTQTGPFRPRNLVPGVDNVVLAGCGTTPGVGIPPVLISGRLAALRVTGSPRASTARRRSASGM; from the coding sequence GTGGGCGGGCTCCGGGTGCTGCCCGGTCGCACCGACCACGTCGTGGTCGTCGGCGCGGGCTTGTCCGGCCTGGCCGCGGCGCTGCACCTGGCGGGCGCGGGCCGCGAGGTGACCGTGCTGGAGTCCGCCGCGGTCCCCGGCGGCCGGGTGCGCCGGGAGTCCATGGGCGGCTACGCGGTCGACACCGGCGCGACGGTGCTCACGATGCCCGAGCTCGTCGAGGAGGCCTTGGCCGCGGTCGGCGCTTCGCTCGACCTGGACCTCGTGCCGCTGGACCCGGCGTACCGGGCGCACTTCGCCGACGGGTCCACCGTCCACGTGCACACCGACGCCGCGGCGATGGCCGACGAGGTGCGCCGGGTGGCAGGCCCCCGGGAAGCGGCGGGCTACCTGCGGCTGCGGGCGTGGCTGACCGAGCTGTACCGGGTGCAGCGGGACCGGTTCATCGGCGCCAACATGGACTCCCCGTTCGACCTGGTCGGCCCGGAACTCGCGCGGCTTGCGGCCCTGGGCGGCTTCGGCAGGCTCGGCCCGGCCGTGGCCAGGCACCTGTCCGACGAACGGCTGCGCAGGCTCTTCACCTTCCAGTCCCTCTACGCGGGGGTCGCGCCGAACCGGGCGTTGGCCGCGTACGCGGTGATCGCCTACATGGACACCGTGGCCGGGGTGTACTTCCCGCGCGGTGGGCGTGCGCACGGCGGTGGCGTCGGTGCCGTGGCCGAGGCGATGGCGGACGCGGCGGGGCGGGCCGGGGTGCGGTTCCGGTACTCGACGAGCGCGGCGTGGCTGGAGCGGGTCGGCACCCGGGTGCGGGCTGTGCGCACCACCGGCGGCGAGCGGATCGCGTGCGACGCCGTCGTGGTGACCGCGGACCTGCCCGCCGCATACGGCCTGCTCGGCCTGAGCCCGCGGCGCGCCCTGCGGGTGCGCTACTCCCCGTCAGCGGTCGTCCTACACACGGGCGTCACCCGCTCGTGGGACTTGTTAGCGCACCACACGATCTCCTTCGGCGCGGCCTGGGAACGCACCTTCGACGAGGTCACCCGGCGCGGCGCGCTGATGGGCGACCCGTCACTGCTGATCACCCGCCCGACCGCGACCGACCCGACCATGGCCCCCGAGGGACGGCAGCAGGTGTCGGTGCTGGCCCCGGTGCCGAACCTGCGCACCGGCCCGATCGACTGGCCGAGGATCGGCCCGATCTACCGCGACGAACTGCTGCGGGTACTCGAGCAGCGCGGCCTGACCGGCTTCACCGACTCGATCGAGGTCCAACGCCTGATCACCCCCTCCGACTGGGCGGCGGCGGGCCTGGCCGAGGGCACCCCGTTCTCCGTCGCGCACACCGTCACCCAGACCGGCCCGTTCCGCCCGAGAAACCTGGTCCCCGGCGTGGACAACGTCGTGCTCGCGGGCTGCGGCACAACGCCGGGCGTGGGCATACCCCCGGTGTTGATCTCGGGTCGGCTGGCCGCGCTACGGGTGACCGGCAGCCCCAGGGCGAGCACAGCCCGGCGGCGGTCCGCTAGCGGCATGTAA
- a CDS encoding LppM family (lipo)protein, with product MHQATQQPRSGLRRWAALLALTLLALLTLSGCVRVQAAFAVSEDDLVSGQLVVASVAIKQGDTGPALTIPPELKGKVRAQSYTADGYVGQTVSFQGLSFAEITVLSDAITAGKQYRLSFRRSGDLVTMGGSVDLTELPADRADVQVKVTFPGTVTRTNGINDNGTVTWKPKPGAVTEFDAAVQYTDKSGVSWTKWVMIVGASAIGVALLVLALAYFTHRRSVRAAGPPTVRRY from the coding sequence GTGCACCAGGCCACACAACAGCCCCGATCCGGTTTGCGCAGGTGGGCGGCGCTGCTCGCGCTCACCCTGCTGGCGCTGCTGACCCTTTCGGGGTGCGTGCGGGTGCAGGCCGCGTTCGCGGTGTCCGAGGACGACCTGGTCTCCGGCCAGCTCGTGGTCGCGTCGGTGGCGATCAAGCAGGGCGACACCGGGCCCGCGCTGACGATCCCGCCGGAGCTCAAGGGCAAGGTCCGCGCGCAGAGCTACACCGCCGACGGGTACGTGGGGCAGACGGTGTCGTTCCAGGGCCTGTCCTTCGCCGAGATCACCGTGCTCAGCGACGCCATCACCGCGGGCAAGCAGTACCGGCTCAGCTTCCGCCGCTCGGGTGACCTGGTGACGATGGGCGGGTCGGTCGACCTGACCGAGCTGCCCGCCGACCGGGCGGACGTGCAGGTGAAGGTGACCTTCCCCGGCACGGTCACCAGGACCAACGGCATCAACGACAACGGCACGGTCACCTGGAAGCCCAAGCCGGGCGCGGTGACCGAGTTCGACGCGGCGGTCCAGTACACCGACAAGTCCGGTGTCTCGTGGACCAAGTGGGTCATGATCGTCGGGGCTTCGGCGATCGGGGTCGCGCTGCTCGTGCTGGCCTTGGCGTACTTCACCCACCGCCGCTCGGTGCGCGCCGCGGGGCCGCCCACCGTGCGCCGGTATTAG
- a CDS encoding polyprenyl synthetase family protein, with protein MDGALAVHVERALSDYLAGRHAGMAEMAPSFGSAVESLAAFVLGGGKRIRPTFAWWGWRGAGGAGSGADAEAVLRAVSALELIQACALVHDDLMDDSAVRRGKPTVHVEFAARHRERGWLGTSERFGAAAAILLGDLALAWADDMYVSAALAPERRAAALVPWQAMRAEMLAGQYLDVLTQAKGDESAEAALSVARMKTAAYTVERPLHMGAALAGADERVTGALRAFGADIGVAFQLRDDLLGMYGDTDVTGKPAGDDLREGKRTLLVSVGLRRADAAGRQADAAVLRSALGDENLDSATVERVRELLVDLGAVAEVEGRIGELTESAMLALGGVELAEPAGEVLAGLAVSATKRAS; from the coding sequence ATGGACGGGGCGCTGGCGGTACACGTCGAGCGGGCCCTGTCGGATTATCTCGCGGGCAGGCACGCCGGGATGGCCGAGATGGCGCCGTCGTTCGGTTCGGCGGTGGAGTCGCTTGCGGCGTTCGTGCTCGGCGGCGGCAAGCGGATCCGGCCGACGTTCGCCTGGTGGGGCTGGCGCGGGGCCGGTGGCGCGGGCTCGGGCGCCGACGCGGAGGCGGTGCTGCGCGCGGTGAGCGCGTTGGAGCTGATCCAGGCGTGCGCGCTGGTGCACGACGACCTGATGGACGACTCCGCGGTGCGCCGGGGCAAGCCGACGGTGCACGTGGAGTTCGCCGCCCGGCACCGGGAGCGGGGCTGGTTGGGCACCTCGGAGCGCTTCGGCGCCGCGGCCGCGATCCTGCTCGGCGACCTGGCACTGGCCTGGGCCGACGACATGTACGTCAGCGCCGCGCTGGCCCCCGAGCGGCGGGCGGCGGCGCTGGTGCCGTGGCAGGCGATGCGCGCGGAGATGCTGGCCGGGCAGTACCTGGACGTGCTGACCCAGGCCAAGGGCGACGAGTCGGCCGAGGCGGCGCTGAGCGTGGCGCGGATGAAGACCGCCGCCTACACGGTGGAGCGGCCGCTGCACATGGGCGCGGCGCTGGCCGGGGCCGACGAGCGGGTGACCGGGGCGCTGCGGGCCTTCGGCGCCGACATCGGCGTGGCGTTCCAACTGCGCGACGACCTGCTCGGCATGTACGGGGACACGGACGTGACCGGCAAGCCCGCGGGCGACGACCTGCGCGAGGGCAAGCGGACGCTCCTGGTGTCGGTGGGCCTGCGCCGGGCGGACGCGGCGGGCAGGCAGGCGGACGCGGCGGTGCTGCGGTCGGCGCTCGGTGACGAGAACCTCGATTCAGCGACCGTCGAACGGGTCCGCGAGCTGTTGGTCGACCTGGGCGCGGTGGCCGAGGTGGAGGGTCGGATCGGCGAGCTGACCGAGTCGGCGATGCTGGCGCTGGGCGGCGTCGAGCTGGCCGAGCCCGCGGGAGAGGTGTTGGCCGGGTTGGCCGTCAGCGCGACCAAGCGGGCCAGCTAG